The DNA sequence CGGCGAACGTGAGGTCGTCGTCGCCGCTGCCGCAGCGGTTCACCATCAGCGCGAACATCTGGTTCTCCATCGCGCGCGCGACGATCGCGCGGCGATGCACGGGGCCGAACGGGTCCATGTTGCCGTTCGTCACGATCAGCAGATCGGCGTCGAGCGTGCCGATCGCGCGTGCCGTTTCCGGAAACTCGATGTCGTAGCAGATCAGCAGCCCCACGGTCAGCCCGTTCCACACGCAGGTCGCGAAGCGCTCGCCCGGTGTGAACACGCCGACGTCGGACGCCCACAGGTGCGTCTTGCGATAGTGCAGCACGATGTCGCCCTGCTCGTCGACGAGCACCGTCGTGTTGTAGAAGCGCTCGCCGTCACGCTCGGCAAGGCCGACCGCGACCGCAACGCCCTTGCGCCGCGCCGCGTCGCGCACCGCCGACAATGCGGGGCCGTCGAGCGTCTGGGCGACGTCGGCGACGTTCTCGCGCGTCGGGAAACCCGACAGCGTCGTTTCGGGGAACACGATCAGCCGGGTGCCCGCCGCCGTATCGGCGCGCTCGATCGTGTCGAGCACCTTGCGCGTGTTGTGCGCGACGTCGGCGTCGACGAGCGTCAATTGCGCGAGTTCTACCTGCATCAAACCTTCTCCTTCCAATTGGCTTTCGTTGGCGCGTCTGGTGCGCCGCACGGGCCGCATGCGCCGCGGCACAACGAACCGGAAGCGATTATCGGGGTATTATTTTTGACCTCAAATTCCCCGCCAGGGTTACCCCCACCGGAGCACACGATGGACTTCGAATGGCGAGATCTCGCCTTTCATCGGGAGATCGGCTCGGCCATCGAGGCGCTCGATGGCCCGCATTTCTGGGCGCGCCTCACGCGTGTCCTCGAGCGGCACGTCGCTTTCGACAACTGGGTCGCGCTGCTGTTCGCGCGCGATGCGGCGCCGCTGGTGCTCGCCGAACAGGCGCTGCCCGACGGCAAGATCGACCTGATGTTCCAGGACTATCTCGCCGCGCTCTATCAGCTCGATCCGTTCTATCTGGCCGCCTTCGAAACGCATGCGTCGGGCTTCTACACGCTCGCCGACGTCGCGCCTGACAACTTCCGTACGACCGAGTACTACCAGCGCTACTTCAAGAAGAACATCGTCGGCGACGAAGTGCATTTCAACGTCGTGATCGATCGCGACCACACGCTGGGATTCTCGCTCGGCAAGACGAGCAGGTACGACGAGCGCGAGACCGCGCTGCTGACGCTGTACACGCCGTGGGTGCTGTCGCTGATGCAGCAGCGCGTGCGCTTCGAAACGTTCGTCGCGACCGCCGCGCCTCGGGCGGCACCGCACGCGGCGCCCGATCCGCATGCGCGCTTCGGGATGCTCACCGGAAAAAACGGGCGCGGCGCGCTGACCACGCGCGAGATCGAAGTCGCGATGCTGTCGTTGAGTGGATTTTCGTCGCGTGCAATCGCGGAGAAGCTGTCGATTTCGTTCGAGACCGTGCGGGCGCACAAGAAGCATATCTACGCGAAGCTCGGCGTCGGATCGCAATCCGAGCTGTTCGCGACGTTCTACGACCGCGAGCGCACGGGCGAGCGCGGTTGAGGTTCGTTCGGGCGCTGCGGTGTGTGCCGCGCGTGCGTCGGTTCGCGCGGTGGCGCGATGCGGCTCGCGGCGTTGCGCAGCTCGTCGATGGAATCGGTGCATGCGCCGCAGTGCTGCCATGACCGCGCCACCGCCCTTCCCCGCATTTGTTCCTTCGACGCAAGACTGTTCGTCCACGGTGGGTGTTCGAACGCCGGCTCGACGCGCCTAGAGTGGCGTCCATCGGATTCATCTGATCCATCGATCCGGTCGGCGCTGAAGTCGAGAACCCATCACCGGTCGACACGCTCACACGCTGCGGCCGTCGCCGCGAACGCGCCGATTGCCGCTACGCTGCCGGCTGACCGGCAGCAGCGAGCATTGCACCGGATGCGCAACTTCGGTCGCGACGCCGCCTGCGGCGAACAACAGGATCATCAGCCAGCGCTTCATGCGTCCTCCACGACGGAAAGGCTCGCGCCGTTGGCGACGGTCGCGGGCAGCGCATACGGATCGACGCCGTCGAGGCAACCGAGATTGACGCGCCAGCATGCCGGATCCCGGCGCGTTTGATGGAACGGATAGACGCCGCAACGGCTGCAGAAATAATGGCGCGCCGTGTGCGTGTTGAAGCGGTAGAGCGTCAGCACGTCCTCGCCTTCGACGATCTTCAGGTCGGCCGCGGCGAACATCGGGCTCATCAGCGCGCCGCGGCGGCGGCACAGGCTGCAGTTGCAGCGAGCGGCCGGCTCGAGCGCGGTCCGCACCGCGAATTTCACCGCGCCGCAATGGCACGATCCGTTGAACCACGTGGCACTCATGTCGCACTCCTCGTTCGATCACGTGTGCGTTATAGCGTGCGGCGGCCGACGCGTTGTATCTCACTGTATCCGCGCGGCGCGCCGATACATGACGTTGCAATTCGGCGCCCGGTGCGGGTGCCCCATGGCACGCGCCGCGCCGAGCGGCCGGTGTGATCAGTCCAGCGCGTGCTGCAACCGTGCGACGGCGTCACGCGTCTCGCGCTCGAGCACCGCGACGAGTTCCGCCGCCGGCAACGGCCGGATCAGCGCCGCGGCCTGCCCGGCCCACTGCGCGCCGTAGCCGAATTCGCCGTTGGCCTTCGCGGCCGCATGCAGCGCCTTGCCCGCGTCGTACGCGATCGGATAGGCAGGCGTCGGCGGTGCGTGTGGATCGTCGCCGAGGGCGGTCAGCCGGTTCGCGATGCCGCGCGCGACGCGCCCCGAAATCGCCGTCGTGAAGGTCGTGCGGCGCGCGGCGTCGCCGACGATCGCGCGGCGATAGCCGTCGTCGATCGACGTCTCCGGACACGCGACGAACGCGGTGCCGAGCTGGGCGGCCTGCGCGCCGAGCGCGAGCGCCGCGGCGATGCCTTCGCCGTCCATGATGCCGCCCGCCGCGATCACCGGCACCGCGCATTCGCGCACGAGCAGACGCGTGAGCGCGAACGTGCCGAGCCCGTCGTCGCGCCCGGTCGAGTCGAATACGCCGCGGTGCCCGCCGGCCTCGATGCCCTGCGCGACGATCGCGTCGATGCCGGCCGCGGCGATCTGCGCGGCTTCGGCGGGATGGGTCGCGGTGGCGAACAGCGTGATGCCCGCGCGCTTGAGCACGGCGATGGCTTCATCGGACGGCAAGCCGAAATGAAAGCTGACGACGGCCGGCTTTTCGTCGAGCAGCATCTCGAGCATCGCATCGTCGGCGACGAAGCTCGTGTAGATCTCGGCGAGCGATGCGGGCGGCGCCGCGCGCTGCTCGCGGAACGCCGGCGCGAGCCAGTCGAGCCACGCGCGTTCGACGGCGGCATCGGCGCGGGCCGGCTGGTGGCAGAACAGGTTGACGTTGAACGGCCGCTCGGTGAGCGCGCGCGTGTCGCGGATCATCTTGCGCGCGCCTTCGGCGTTCGTCGCGCCGACGCCGAGCGAGCCGAGCCCGCCCGCATTCGACACGGCGGCCGCCAGCGCCGGCGTGCCGACGCCGGCCATCGGCGCCTGGATGATCGGGATACGCACGCCGAGCGTGCGCAACAGCGTCCGGTTGTCGGTCGGTCGAATCATGTTCTTGTCTCCTGCGATGTCCTGGATCGGAGTGCTGCGGCGGGGTCGCGCTCGGCCGGATCGTCCGCGTGGTCCGGTGCGGCAGCGCGGTGCTCGTGTGCGCCTCGAAAAACGGTCGCGCGGCTATCCGCATCCGCGGCCGGCGAAAGTCGAACGCGATGGCCCGCGCCGGCGTGACGATGAACGCTTTCATCGCATCGATGCGGTCCATGTGGGCCGAGGTGGTGGGTGATGGGTGCGTGATGGGCGGCGCACACGCGCGGTAGCCAGCGGGCAGTCTACCGCACGCGCGGCGCGGCCTGTGCGGTCGCGTCGCTTCATGAAATACTGCGGCGACGCGTCTTTCCGGAACGCCGCAATGACCGAACGATCCGCCGTGCCATGCTCCTGTCGCCGCGTCGCGCATCGCGCGCTGACGAGCGTCGCGCTGTGGCTGATCGCCGGTCCCGCCGCCGCTGCGTCGGGCGGCGACGCGCCCGGCACGCCAGCCGTGCCGGCCGTGCCGCCCGAGCGAGCGCCGCTGCATATTCTGTTCGTCGGCGACAGCCTCACGCACGGCCGCTACGAACCGGTGCGTTCGTACGGTGCAATGGACGCGGGCGGCCGGGAAGTCGACGGCACCGCGCGCGTCGTCGACGAGAACTTCGGGCAGACCGGCGCGCGAGCGGAACGCGAGCGCGGTCCGTGGGGTGGCATTCCGGGCATCTTCGCGCGCTTTGCCGCCGAAGCCGGGCTCGACTACGACGTTCACCTGGAGGCGATGTCCGCGACGAGTCTCGCGAAGCACGGCCGTGTCGCATCGGACGTGATCGACCGCCCGACCTGGGACGCGGTCGTGCTGCAGGAGCTGAGCGCGAAGCCGTTGCCGTTTGCGCTCACGCACGCGGCCGCGAGCGATCCGGCCGGGTTCTGCGCGAGCGTCGCGCAACTCGCGCGCGGCATCCGGGCGGTGGCGCCGCACGCGCGCGTTTATCTATATGAAACCTGGCCGCGCGCCGAGCTCGCGCAAGCGCTGGCCGGCCAGCCGGGCAGCGCCGGTTTTCATGGGCGCTACCTCGCCCGGCTGACCGAGCTCGTCGCCGCATATCGCGACGCATTCGCGCGTGCGCGCCGGAGCGACCCGGCAATCGTCGCGGTTGCGCCGGTCGGCCGCGCATGGCAGCGTGCCTGGGCCACCGGCGTCGCCGATCCCGACCCGTATGCGCGCTCCGGCGCGCCGCTGCTGTGGTACGGAATCCGCGCGGACAACGACCCGCCGATCTCGCGGCCCGACTATCTGCATCCGGGCGTGACCGGCGCCTATCTGAGCGCGCTCGTGCTGTTCCAGCAGATCGCTGGCGTCGATGTGCGCACGCTCGGCGCGCGGGAGCAAGCGGCTGCGCAGCTCGGCATTACACCGCAGCTCGCGCAACGGCTGCAGGCAGTGGCGTCGGATACGGTGCGGCAGGCACGGGCCGAAGCCGCCACCGGTGCATCGGCGGCGGCCGTCGACGACGATTCGTGCGCGTCGCAATGACGACGGCCCCGCTCGATGGCTCGATGCGGGGCCGTTGTTCACGTTGTTCAGGGTGTCGCCGCGCCCGGTGGTTCGGGCGGCGTGCTGCCGAATCGCCGGGGGAAATCTGAGCGACGGCCCGGGCCGCGATGGCGGGCGACCGCTCGATTTTCCGCGATCTACCCCATAACTTCGCTCAATAAGCCGACATCTCGGCGCAAGGATCGTACTTCGACGGCGAGCAGACGACCGAATACTTCGCGCTTTCGCGCATCAGCGCTTCGCCTTCGTGCAGTGCGATCTTGATTTCAGGATGACGCTCGTACGCGAGGAATGCCGAGCAGACGACTGCGGACAGCACGACGAGCGAGAACACGAATTTTTCGAGGGAATGGAAACGTTCGGGCATGGTTCGACCTTTCTTCTGGCCGCCGATTATATCTCGAATTAAGGGTTTTCCCTATATCCAGACCCGAATACGGATGATGGGTGCGACGAAGGGACGCGTGCCCGTAGCGCCCTTCGTCCCGTCATTGCCGCGCGGTCGCCGCGCTCGCGGAACTCCCTGGCCACGCCTTGCCGATCCGGTCGATCAGCGACTTGGCGGCGCCCGTCGCGATCGCCGCATCGACGCCCGAGGTTTGCCACGAACCGTCGGCGGCCTGCACGAACGTCAGGTTCGCGCGCGACGGCGCGTAATCGGTATTGCGCCACGTGACCACGACGTCGCAGGCATACGTGCGTTCGCCGGCCTTTCTGCAGTCGCCGTCGGGCTTCGCCGAGATCACGTCGGCCGACACCGGCAGCGGCTGGCCGAACAGCGCATTGAGGCCGCCGTGGTTTTCCGCTTCGAGCGCGCGGCGCACCGCGGCGTCGACGTCGGCGGCGCTCGGGCCATCGCGGAGCAGGTGGCAGGCGGCCAGCAGCGTGGCGCCGCAGCCGAGCATCAGGAGCGTGGGAAACTTCATCGGGGTCCGTGAGTCGAGGTCCGTCGGGGGCATGCGGCGCCGCGCGCGAGCGCATCGCCGAGCCGGTACGCCGCGTAGTCTGCAACGTCCGCGCATCGGGCACGGTGT is a window from the Burkholderia vietnamiensis LMG 10929 genome containing:
- a CDS encoding carbon-nitrogen hydrolase family protein, producing MQVELAQLTLVDADVAHNTRKVLDTIERADTAAGTRLIVFPETTLSGFPTRENVADVAQTLDGPALSAVRDAARRKGVAVAVGLAERDGERFYNTTVLVDEQGDIVLHYRKTHLWASDVGVFTPGERFATCVWNGLTVGLLICYDIEFPETARAIGTLDADLLIVTNGNMDPFGPVHRRAIVARAMENQMFALMVNRCGSGDDDLTFAGLSALVDPFGDTVLELGRDEAIVQARIDPTRLEASREHYNYLHDARVALGLTRIEQVDGQRTRTIEPPRRRGE
- a CDS encoding response regulator transcription factor — protein: MDFEWRDLAFHREIGSAIEALDGPHFWARLTRVLERHVAFDNWVALLFARDAAPLVLAEQALPDGKIDLMFQDYLAALYQLDPFYLAAFETHASGFYTLADVAPDNFRTTEYYQRYFKKNIVGDEVHFNVVIDRDHTLGFSLGKTSRYDERETALLTLYTPWVLSLMQQRVRFETFVATAAPRAAPHAAPDPHARFGMLTGKNGRGALTTREIEVAMLSLSGFSSRAIAEKLSISFETVRAHKKHIYAKLGVGSQSELFATFYDRERTGERG
- a CDS encoding GFA family protein, with product MSATWFNGSCHCGAVKFAVRTALEPAARCNCSLCRRRGALMSPMFAAADLKIVEGEDVLTLYRFNTHTARHYFCSRCGVYPFHQTRRDPACWRVNLGCLDGVDPYALPATVANGASLSVVEDA
- a CDS encoding NAD(P)H-dependent flavin oxidoreductase, with protein sequence MIRPTDNRTLLRTLGVRIPIIQAPMAGVGTPALAAAVSNAGGLGSLGVGATNAEGARKMIRDTRALTERPFNVNLFCHQPARADAAVERAWLDWLAPAFREQRAAPPASLAEIYTSFVADDAMLEMLLDEKPAVVSFHFGLPSDEAIAVLKRAGITLFATATHPAEAAQIAAAGIDAIVAQGIEAGGHRGVFDSTGRDDGLGTFALTRLLVRECAVPVIAAGGIMDGEGIAAALALGAQAAQLGTAFVACPETSIDDGYRRAIVGDAARRTTFTTAISGRVARGIANRLTALGDDPHAPPTPAYPIAYDAGKALHAAAKANGEFGYGAQWAGQAAALIRPLPAAELVAVLERETRDAVARLQHALD